A genome region from Scyliorhinus canicula chromosome 16, sScyCan1.1, whole genome shotgun sequence includes the following:
- the LOC119950998 gene encoding tumor protein p63-regulated gene 1-like protein, which yields PSVCVHRRAGTGLRIQWDKLREPSFLDRWNPWSRQMPFIALTEHPAASKNGTVHPLCQLYSFRMCLTEAVRRAHQTQSLPGRANGVLLLEQPIRIDTYLGLVSSLTNWSQLGYAKPRGTFGF from the exons CCTTCTGTCTGTGTTCACAGGAGGGCTGGCACTGGCCTCAGGATCCAGTGGGATAAACTTCGGGAACCATCATTCCTGGATCGTTGGAATCCCTGGTCCCGTCAGATGCCCTTCATCGCTCTGACTGAACATCCAGCTGCTAGCAAAAATGGCACAGTGCACCCTCTCTGCCAG CTCTACAGTTTTCGGATGTGTTTGACAGAGGCAGTGCGGAGAGCCCATCAGACCCAATCTCTTCCGGGACGTGCTAATGGTGTCTTACTCCTGGAGCAGCCGATTAGGATTGATACCTACCTGGGTCTCGTCTCCTCACTCACCAACTGGTCACAGCTCGGATATGCCAAACCTCGTGGTACATTCGGTTTCTAG